One Thalassotalea sediminis DNA segment encodes these proteins:
- a CDS encoding PQQ-dependent sugar dehydrogenase — MSGKLALLTSLLFSLLIVGQASAFDSHPLDVDKYAGKFSTSPVASGINVPWSMVQLPSGQLLVTERAGLLYLVDVETGKKSEISGLPVIDANGQGGLLDIALSPTFDQQPWLYLTYASPEGKRQGSHTALARAKLNLNAKALEELEVLYKGEKNSVRGQHYGSRIAFDDQGYVYFSIGDRGARDINPQNIALDGGKIYRLHLDGRIPKDNPFVHVDNAKTAVYSLGHRNPQGLYFHQATKQLWSHEHGPRGGDELNLIQKGQNYGWPIVSFGVNYNGSIFTQLTEKKGMVQPTLYWKPSIAPSDLIFVSNDKYPRLKGQLLLGSLKFGYIVVVDVLTSAKVKQYKLLSNLGRVRSLLEGIDGTIYLGLDGKGIYKLTLNE; from the coding sequence ATGTCAGGTAAATTAGCATTGCTAACCAGTTTATTATTCTCGTTATTGATAGTAGGCCAGGCCAGCGCGTTTGACTCACACCCACTTGATGTTGACAAGTATGCAGGTAAATTTTCAACGTCACCTGTGGCTTCTGGTATCAACGTACCTTGGTCAATGGTGCAGTTGCCATCGGGGCAGTTGCTCGTTACCGAAAGGGCAGGTTTATTATATTTGGTGGATGTAGAAACAGGTAAAAAAAGCGAAATTTCTGGTTTGCCTGTTATTGATGCCAACGGGCAAGGTGGATTGCTCGATATCGCTTTATCACCAACGTTTGACCAACAACCATGGCTGTATTTGACTTATGCAAGCCCCGAAGGAAAAAGGCAGGGTAGCCATACCGCGTTAGCAAGAGCTAAGCTAAATTTGAATGCAAAAGCATTGGAAGAACTTGAAGTCTTGTATAAAGGCGAGAAAAATTCTGTACGCGGTCAACACTACGGCAGTAGAATAGCCTTTGATGATCAAGGATACGTGTACTTTTCAATAGGTGACCGTGGTGCTAGAGATATAAACCCTCAAAATATTGCCCTTGATGGTGGCAAAATATATCGACTACATTTAGATGGTCGTATCCCTAAAGACAACCCTTTTGTTCATGTCGATAACGCAAAAACAGCTGTTTATTCATTAGGACACAGAAACCCACAAGGCTTGTATTTTCATCAAGCAACAAAGCAACTTTGGTCACATGAACATGGACCACGTGGTGGAGATGAATTAAACCTGATCCAAAAAGGTCAAAACTATGGTTGGCCAATCGTTAGTTTCGGCGTGAATTACAATGGTTCTATTTTTACGCAATTAACCGAAAAAAAAGGGATGGTGCAGCCAACTTTATATTGGAAGCCGTCGATTGCACCTTCAGATCTAATTTTTGTTTCTAATGATAAGTATCCTAGACTGAAAGGGCAATTACTACTGGGATCATTGAAATTTGGTTACATTGTTGTTGTCGATGTTTTAACCAGTGCTAAGGTTAAACAATACAAACTTTTATCGAATTTAGGACGCGTAAGAAGTTTACTTGAAGGTATTGACGGTACAATCTATCTAGGTTTAGATGGTAAAGGTATATATAAACTCACCCTTAACGAATAA